In one Streptomyces sp. NBC_00597 genomic region, the following are encoded:
- a CDS encoding GNAT family N-acetyltransferase yields the protein MTERNHTPAQRSHRHHWRRDVVELAALFCAVAVADGIANLVAHGPEGPILLVASAVALLVTAAFHTWWARRHSHAPPLRTAPSDPTPRGAAPAAEPTTQNASETATAATTSLWRMRTTVRDEPGSLAAICTALAHHDVDILTLQTHPLPEGGTVDEFLLRSPQRLPSADLTRAVAGAGGHSTWVERADAHDLVDTPTRVLGLATRTALDAAELPLALRQLLGRCTIHSIPATTLSGRPNAGADAPVEGVLEATVMRLRDPSGGAITVERPYLPFTPTEFARARALVELDARLGPRVPRSQDVLTLPEGKEITVRRADGSDLAAARAMHDRCSERTLGLRYHGPVADADRYLAHLLSPRFGRTLAATTASGRLVALGHLLWDGDETEVALLIEDDWQRRGIGTELLGRLIAMAVEAGCDSVYAVTQASNTGMVAAMRGLGLPLDYQIEEGTLVITARLDATPVVSRVPYELPRAEQPYGQRNHGR from the coding sequence ATGACTGAACGCAACCACACCCCCGCCCAGCGCTCCCACCGCCACCACTGGCGCCGCGACGTCGTCGAACTGGCCGCCCTGTTCTGCGCCGTCGCGGTCGCCGACGGCATCGCCAATCTCGTCGCGCACGGCCCCGAGGGCCCGATCCTGCTCGTCGCCTCCGCCGTGGCACTCCTGGTCACGGCGGCGTTCCACACCTGGTGGGCACGGCGCCACAGCCATGCGCCGCCCCTGAGGACAGCGCCGTCCGATCCGACCCCGCGCGGTGCGGCCCCGGCGGCCGAGCCCACGACGCAGAACGCGTCGGAGACGGCGACCGCCGCCACCACCTCCCTGTGGCGGATGCGGACGACCGTACGGGACGAGCCCGGCAGCCTCGCCGCGATCTGCACCGCGCTCGCCCACCACGACGTGGACATCCTCACCCTGCAGACCCACCCGCTCCCCGAGGGCGGCACCGTCGACGAGTTCCTGCTGCGCTCCCCGCAGCGGCTGCCCTCCGCCGACCTCACCCGCGCCGTCGCCGGGGCCGGCGGCCACAGCACCTGGGTCGAGCGCGCCGACGCGCACGACCTGGTCGACACCCCGACCCGCGTCCTGGGCCTCGCCACCCGCACCGCCCTGGACGCCGCCGAGCTGCCCCTCGCGCTGCGCCAGCTGCTCGGCCGCTGCACCATCCACTCGATCCCGGCCACCACCCTCTCCGGCCGCCCCAACGCGGGCGCCGACGCCCCGGTCGAGGGCGTCCTGGAGGCGACCGTGATGCGCCTGCGCGACCCGTCGGGCGGAGCCATCACCGTGGAGCGCCCCTACCTGCCCTTCACCCCGACCGAGTTCGCCCGGGCCCGCGCCCTCGTCGAGCTCGACGCCCGTCTCGGGCCGCGCGTTCCGCGCAGCCAGGACGTGCTGACGCTGCCCGAGGGCAAAGAGATCACCGTGCGCCGTGCCGACGGCTCCGACCTCGCCGCCGCCCGCGCGATGCACGACCGCTGCTCCGAGCGCACCCTCGGCCTGCGCTACCACGGGCCCGTCGCCGACGCCGACCGCTACCTCGCCCATCTGCTGAGCCCCCGGTTCGGCCGCACCCTCGCCGCAACCACCGCGTCCGGCAGGCTCGTCGCCCTCGGCCACCTGCTGTGGGACGGGGACGAGACCGAGGTCGCGCTCCTGATCGAGGACGACTGGCAGCGCCGCGGGATCGGCACCGAACTCCTGGGCCGCCTGATCGCGATGGCCGTCGAGGCCGGCTGCGACAGCGTCTACGCCGTCACCCAGGCCTCCAACACCGGCATGGTCGCGGCCATGCGGGGACTGGGCCTGCCCCTCGACTACCAGATCGAGGAGGGCACCCTGGTGATCACGGCCCGGCTGGACGCCACGCCGGTCGTCTCCCGGGTCCCGTACGAGCTACCGCGGGCGGAGCAGCCGTACGGGCAGCGCAACCACGGGCGCTGA
- a CDS encoding DUF885 domain-containing protein, with product MSETLRSDSASRLPRQVADAYVDDLIAIDPITGTYLGVAASSSRLPDFSPAGRAAAADLSRSTLARLDAAERLPGADSDVERRCARLLRERLTAELAVYEADEDLRAVSNIHSPAHSVREVFTLTPADTDEEWAAIAERLRAVPASLAGYRESLELGLDRGLYGGPRATATFIGQLATWVGEDGEGDSGGEGFFGAFVSHGPESLRSELEEAAAGATAALTELRDWMRDVYAPAVAGAPDPVGRERYARWSRYFNGTDLDLDEAYAYGWSEYHRLLAEMKAEAAKILPGAGPWEALKHLDEHGTHIEGVDEVRAWLQGLMDEAIENLDGTHFELAERVKRVESMIAPPGGAAAPYYTNPSEDFSRPGRTWLPTMGQTRFPVYDLVSTWYHEGVPGHHLQLAQWTHVADQLSRYQSTVGWVSANCEGWALYAERLMDELGYLKDAEQRLGYLDCQMMRAARVIVDIGMHLGLEIPADSPFHPGERWTVDLAQEFFGLHSGRPADFVESEVTRYLSMPGQAIGYKLGERAWLLGRDNARAAHGDSFDLKAWHMAALSQGSLGLDDLVDELSKL from the coding sequence ATGTCAGAGACCCTTCGCAGCGACAGCGCTTCCCGGCTGCCCCGCCAGGTCGCCGACGCATACGTCGACGACCTCATCGCCATCGATCCGATCACGGGCACCTACCTCGGTGTCGCCGCGAGCTCCAGTCGGCTCCCGGACTTCTCCCCGGCCGGCCGTGCGGCCGCAGCCGACCTGTCCCGCTCCACCCTCGCCCGCCTCGATGCCGCCGAGCGGTTGCCCGGCGCGGACAGTGACGTCGAGCGCCGCTGCGCCCGCCTGCTGCGCGAGCGCCTCACGGCCGAACTCGCCGTGTACGAGGCGGACGAGGACCTGCGCGCCGTCAGCAACATCCACTCGCCCGCGCACTCCGTCCGCGAGGTCTTCACCCTGACCCCGGCCGACACGGACGAGGAGTGGGCCGCGATCGCCGAGCGGCTGCGCGCGGTCCCCGCCTCGCTGGCCGGCTACCGCGAGAGCCTCGAACTCGGCCTGGACCGCGGCCTGTACGGGGGCCCGCGCGCCACCGCCACCTTCATCGGCCAGCTCGCCACCTGGGTGGGCGAGGACGGCGAAGGCGACAGCGGCGGCGAGGGCTTCTTCGGCGCTTTCGTGTCCCACGGCCCGGAGTCGCTGCGCTCCGAGCTGGAGGAGGCAGCCGCCGGTGCGACCGCGGCCCTCACCGAGCTCCGCGACTGGATGCGCGACGTGTACGCGCCCGCCGTCGCCGGCGCGCCGGACCCGGTGGGCCGCGAGCGCTACGCCCGCTGGTCGCGGTACTTCAACGGCACGGACCTCGACCTGGACGAGGCCTACGCCTACGGCTGGTCGGAGTACCACCGACTGCTCGCCGAGATGAAGGCCGAGGCGGCCAAGATCCTGCCGGGCGCGGGTCCTTGGGAGGCACTGAAGCACCTCGACGAGCACGGCACCCACATCGAGGGCGTGGACGAGGTCCGGGCCTGGCTCCAGGGCCTCATGGACGAGGCCATCGAGAACCTCGACGGCACGCACTTCGAGCTCGCCGAGCGCGTGAAGCGGGTGGAGTCCATGATCGCTCCGCCGGGCGGGGCGGCGGCCCCCTACTACACGAACCCCTCGGAGGACTTCTCCCGTCCGGGGCGCACCTGGCTGCCGACGATGGGCCAGACCCGCTTCCCGGTGTACGACCTGGTCTCCACCTGGTACCACGAGGGCGTTCCCGGCCACCACCTCCAGCTCGCGCAGTGGACGCACGTCGCGGACCAGCTCTCGCGCTACCAGTCCACCGTCGGCTGGGTCAGCGCCAACTGCGAGGGCTGGGCGCTGTACGCGGAGCGCCTGATGGACGAGCTGGGCTACCTCAAGGACGCCGAGCAGCGCCTGGGCTACCTGGACTGCCAGATGATGCGCGCCGCGCGGGTCATCGTGGACATCGGCATGCACCTGGGCCTGGAGATCCCGGCGGACTCGCCGTTCCACCCGGGCGAGCGCTGGACGGTGGACCTGGCACAGGAGTTCTTCGGGCTGCACAGCGGGCGGCCGGCGGACTTCGTCGAGAGCGAGGTGACCCGCTACCTGTCGATGCCGGGACAGGCGATCGGCTACAAGCTGGGCGAGCGGGCCTGGCTGCTCGGCCGGGACAACGCCCGTGCCGCACACGGAGACTCCTTCGACCTGAAGGCGTGGCACATGGCGGCGCTGTCGCAGGGTTCGCTGGGTCTGGACGACCTGGTGGACGAGCTGTCGAAGCTCTGA
- a CDS encoding rhodanese-like domain-containing protein, giving the protein MMTTQNTAAPDATTNPVLRVPPATPAAAAAYFAASLAFHADVSDVAAAFKAHREQGAELGFQLIDSRSTPAWDQAHVPGAIHLPTALIPEQAGQLLDKSLPVVTYCWGPGCNGGTRSALALAQLGFQVKEMLGGIEYWIREGFEVETWQGNQQRTEADPLTAPTDSDDCGC; this is encoded by the coding sequence ATGATGACGACACAGAACACCGCAGCACCGGACGCCACGACCAACCCCGTGCTCCGGGTGCCCCCCGCCACCCCGGCGGCGGCCGCTGCTTACTTCGCCGCGAGCCTCGCCTTCCACGCGGACGTGTCCGATGTCGCCGCCGCCTTCAAGGCCCACCGCGAACAGGGCGCCGAACTCGGCTTCCAGCTGATCGACTCCCGCTCCACCCCGGCCTGGGACCAGGCCCACGTGCCCGGCGCGATCCACCTGCCGACCGCGCTCATCCCAGAGCAGGCCGGGCAGCTCCTCGACAAGAGCTTGCCCGTCGTCACGTACTGCTGGGGCCCCGGCTGCAACGGAGGCACCCGCTCCGCCCTCGCCCTGGCCCAGCTCGGCTTCCAGGTCAAGGAGATGCTCGGCGGCATCGAGTACTGGATCCGCGAGGGCTTCGAGGTCGAGACCTGGCAGGGCAACCAGCAGCGCACCGAGGCGGACCCGCTGACCGCGCCCACCGACTCCGACGACTGCGGCTGCTGA
- a CDS encoding Lrp/AsnC family transcriptional regulator, giving the protein MTDYSPDATDWRILTALQEDGRASFAELARAVSMSASAVTERVRRLEDAGVITGYTAVVDPEKLGKSILALVRLRYPHGNYKPFHDLLEATPEILEAHHVTGDDCFVLKVAARSMGHLEEVAGRISGLGAVTTSIVYSSPLSRRPLSP; this is encoded by the coding sequence ATGACCGACTATTCCCCTGACGCCACCGACTGGCGCATCCTGACGGCCCTCCAGGAGGACGGTCGGGCCAGCTTCGCCGAGCTCGCGCGCGCCGTCTCCATGTCCGCGAGCGCGGTCACCGAGCGGGTGCGCCGCCTGGAGGACGCGGGCGTGATCACCGGGTACACCGCGGTGGTGGACCCGGAGAAGCTGGGCAAGTCCATCCTGGCGCTGGTGCGGCTGCGCTATCCGCACGGCAACTACAAGCCGTTCCACGACCTGCTGGAGGCCACCCCGGAGATCCTGGAGGCCCATCACGTCACGGGCGACGACTGCTTCGTGCTCAAGGTCGCCGCCCGTTCGATGGGGCACCTGGAGGAGGTCGCGGGCCGGATCTCGGGCCTCGGAGCCGTCACCACCAGCATCGTGTACTCCTCGCCTCTGTCCCGGCGCCCGCTCAGTCCGTGA
- a CDS encoding SMC family ATPase, translating into MRLHRLRITAFGPFAAPQEIDFDALSGAGIFLLHGPTGAGKTSVLDAVCYALYGSVPGPRQAPGTSLRSDHADAATPTEVTLELTAGGRRLEITRRPEQDRPKKRGTGTTKDKAQSWLREYDGERWLALSRSHQEIGEEIEQLLGMSREQFCQVVLLPQGEFARFLRADEAARGRLLGRLFDTRRFAAVEALLAERRRAAEAKVRAGDEKVLGTAQRIAQAAGDSADLRAWPLPGHQPGDPGLAGAIRAWAAVARCAARERLTVTEWALAAVEGRHAAARRAAEEARELDRLQRRHAETARRTALLAEAGPERERVRALLDQARRGALVAPALELRGAASAAHLTAAHAEAAARAQLPPALAGAGTEQLSAVEQRLRGDLGALGAARRSEQRSAEIGRERATLEREARDAEEQLRESADWLARWEATRTALADRVDAAQQAATLAEQLAGRLEPARLHLNAARRRDALDADAQRAEGELLSVREESTAARERWLELKEARLRGIAAELAEGLVAGQACTVCGSAEHPAPARPAPGHVDRAAEDAAHAGSERAEARRAAVERTLAAVREARAEAAAAAGEATTDELIALTSDLSSRHAAAHAAAAGLHAARERLAGAEREHAVRSSDRLDAERRAAARASRREALDQEHAALEAELAVVRGDAPTVAARARTLEDRVRMVTGAAAALRRAEVTAARLKEADDQLADAAFKAGFDTVEVAADAVLPDYERTALQHRMDAWQAEEAMLADRHGERDTAAAAALPPAGPEAAQAAAERAAARLRSAGSAFDAARVRCAELDRLSRQAEQELRALGPLREAYDRVARLAGLTAGTSADNERKMRLEAYVLAARLEQVAAAATVRLLRMSGGRYTLVHSDAKASGRGRSGLGLHVVDSWTGSERDTATLSGGETFFASLALALGLADVVTDEAGGMRLDTLFIDEGFGSLDDQALDEVLDVLDSLRERDRSVGIVSHVADLRTRVQAQLEIVKQRGGSVVRHRTAALTD; encoded by the coding sequence ATGAGGCTGCACCGGCTCAGGATCACCGCCTTCGGGCCCTTCGCCGCACCCCAGGAGATCGACTTCGACGCGCTGTCCGGCGCCGGGATCTTCCTGCTCCACGGCCCCACCGGCGCCGGCAAGACCTCCGTCCTCGACGCCGTCTGCTACGCCCTGTACGGATCGGTGCCGGGCCCCCGCCAGGCCCCCGGCACCAGCCTGCGCAGCGACCACGCGGACGCCGCCACCCCGACCGAGGTCACCCTCGAACTCACCGCCGGCGGACGGCGCCTGGAGATCACCCGCCGCCCCGAGCAGGACCGCCCCAAGAAGCGCGGCACCGGCACCACCAAGGACAAGGCGCAGAGCTGGCTGCGCGAGTACGACGGGGAACGCTGGCTCGCCCTCAGCCGTTCCCACCAGGAGATCGGCGAGGAGATCGAGCAGCTGCTCGGCATGAGCCGCGAGCAGTTCTGCCAGGTCGTGCTTTTGCCGCAGGGCGAGTTCGCCCGCTTCCTGCGGGCCGACGAGGCGGCGCGGGGCCGGCTGCTGGGCCGGCTCTTCGACACCCGCCGCTTCGCCGCCGTCGAGGCACTGCTCGCCGAGCGCCGCCGAGCCGCCGAGGCCAAGGTCCGGGCCGGCGACGAGAAGGTGCTCGGCACCGCCCAGCGGATCGCCCAAGCGGCCGGGGACAGCGCCGACCTGCGGGCCTGGCCGCTGCCCGGACACCAGCCCGGCGACCCCGGACTGGCCGGTGCGATCCGGGCCTGGGCCGCCGTCGCCCGCTGCGCGGCCCGCGAGCGCCTGACGGTCACCGAGTGGGCACTCGCCGCCGTCGAGGGCCGGCACGCCGCCGCCCGGCGGGCGGCCGAAGAAGCCCGGGAGCTCGACCGCCTCCAGCGCAGGCACGCCGAAACGGCCCGCCGCACCGCCCTGCTCGCCGAGGCCGGTCCCGAGCGCGAACGCGTCCGCGCCCTGCTGGACCAGGCCCGCCGCGGCGCCCTGGTCGCCCCCGCCCTGGAACTGCGCGGCGCCGCGTCAGCCGCCCACCTGACCGCCGCCCACGCCGAGGCCGCCGCCCGCGCGCAGCTCCCCCCGGCCCTCGCCGGGGCGGGCACCGAGCAGCTGTCCGCCGTCGAGCAGCGGCTGCGCGGGGACCTCGGCGCGCTCGGCGCGGCCCGGCGGTCCGAGCAGCGCAGCGCCGAGATCGGCCGCGAGCGGGCCACCCTGGAGCGGGAGGCCCGCGACGCCGAGGAGCAGCTGCGGGAGTCCGCCGACTGGCTCGCCCGCTGGGAGGCCACCCGGACCGCCCTGGCCGATCGGGTCGACGCCGCCCAGCAGGCCGCGACGCTGGCCGAGCAGCTCGCCGGCCGGCTGGAGCCGGCCCGCCTGCACCTGAACGCCGCCCGGCGCCGGGATGCGCTGGACGCCGACGCGCAGCGCGCCGAGGGCGAACTGCTCTCCGTACGCGAGGAGTCGACCGCCGCCCGGGAGCGCTGGCTGGAGCTCAAGGAGGCCCGGCTGCGCGGGATCGCCGCCGAGCTCGCCGAGGGGCTCGTGGCGGGGCAGGCCTGCACCGTCTGCGGATCGGCGGAGCACCCCGCTCCGGCGCGCCCGGCCCCCGGGCACGTGGACCGGGCCGCCGAGGACGCCGCCCATGCCGGCTCCGAGCGGGCCGAGGCGCGCAGGGCGGCCGTCGAACGCACGCTCGCCGCAGTCCGGGAGGCCCGGGCCGAGGCAGCGGCCGCCGCCGGGGAGGCCACCACCGACGAACTCATCGCGCTGACCTCGGACCTCAGCTCCCGGCACGCCGCCGCCCACGCCGCGGCCGCCGGACTGCACGCCGCCCGGGAGCGGCTGGCCGGCGCCGAGCGCGAGCACGCCGTACGCAGCTCCGACCGGCTCGACGCCGAGCGCCGGGCCGCCGCCAGGGCCTCCCGCCGCGAGGCCCTGGACCAGGAACACGCCGCGCTGGAGGCCGAGCTGGCCGTCGTACGGGGCGACGCGCCCACGGTCGCGGCCCGCGCCCGGACCCTGGAGGACCGGGTCCGGATGGTCACCGGCGCCGCCGCCGCGCTGCGCCGGGCAGAAGTCACCGCCGCCCGGCTCAAGGAGGCCGACGACCAACTCGCCGACGCCGCCTTCAAGGCGGGCTTCGACACCGTCGAGGTCGCCGCCGACGCGGTCCTGCCCGACTACGAACGCACCGCGCTCCAGCACCGGATGGATGCCTGGCAGGCGGAGGAGGCCATGCTGGCCGACCGGCACGGCGAGCGCGACACCGCCGCCGCGGCGGCCCTGCCCCCGGCCGGCCCGGAGGCCGCGCAGGCCGCCGCCGAACGGGCCGCGGCCCGGCTGCGCTCGGCCGGTTCGGCCTTCGACGCCGCGCGGGTGCGCTGCGCGGAGCTGGACCGGCTGTCCCGGCAGGCCGAGCAGGAGCTTCGGGCGCTGGGCCCGCTGCGCGAGGCGTACGACCGGGTGGCCCGGCTGGCGGGACTGACCGCGGGCACCTCCGCGGACAACGAGCGCAAGATGCGGCTGGAGGCGTACGTCCTGGCCGCCCGCCTGGAGCAGGTGGCGGCCGCCGCGACGGTGCGGCTGCTGCGGATGTCCGGCGGCCGGTACACGCTCGTCCACTCCGACGCCAAGGCGAGCGGACGCGGGCGGTCCGGCCTCGGGCTGCACGTGGTGGACTCCTGGACCGGCAGCGAGCGGGACACCGCCACGCTGTCGGGCGGCGAGACCTTCTTCGCCTCGCTCGCGCTGGCCCTCGGCCTGGCCGACGTGGTCACCGACGAGGCGGGCGGCATGCGACTGGACACCCTGTTCATCGACGAGGGCTTCGGCAGCCTCGACGACCAGGCGCTGGACGAGGTGCTCGACGTACTGGACTCGCTGCGCGAACGCGACCGCAGCGTCGGCATCGTGAGCCACGTCGCCGATCTGCGGACCCGTGTCCAGGCCCAGTTGGAGATCGTGAAACAGCGCGGCGGCTCCGTCGTGCGCCACCGCACTGCGGCCCTCACGGACTGA